The window GCTACGCGGCGGGCATCCAGGATCGTGCCAGCCTCAGAGCGCTGGACAGCCCAGAGAGACCATCCGTAGAAGAGGAGGTCATCCAGGGTCAACAGCATCCGGTGGTAGGGGCTGACAACCGTCTTGCTGCTGGTCAGCCAGGAGGGCTGGCGGTTGGCTGCTACGAATTCGCCTTCTACCCAGTTGCCCGAAATGAGCGGGAGGTCTGCGAGCTTGCCCGTGATGATGGCGCGGCCACGGAAGACAGGAGCAACTGTCATTGCTACTTCACGTGTGACTACATCCGTGCCGCCCGTGAAGATGTCGCTGTACGCGATGTGAGCCAGTGAGGACTGATCAGACCAAGGAGCGACCAGCGCATTGCCGATGGGTGCACCGGTAGCGACAGCGAGCGGCAGAGCGCCACCTGTCGTCCCAAAGAAGAAATCTGAAATGCGTCCCATAGTCCCTGGTGAGCATGGTTAGAAATGCTCACTATGACTATCGAACAAAGTCCAAAGTGATCGATGGCCTGCTATTTATGCCGCCATGATTGGGCGAATTGCTACATGAGGAGGGTTCTCGTCGTAGAACCTCAGGGCCAGTGCCCAGGCCTCCAGAGCGGAGATATCTGCGTCAGGATCCTTGGGGGGTCTACCCAATGCCCAACTGGCTCCAGCGCTCCGGCGAACAGCGATCTTGGCGGCGTCGCTCATCGCTGGCTGGGAGTAGTGAACGGCGTTCCCGGTGTTCACGCTCTTGGTCACGAGGGCTGCTGCGGTGGTGACGTTGGGGAAGTTCTGAGGTGCCAGCCATGGCGTTGGCTGCATATGTTGCATCGCCTCCACCTCTACCCGCATAGGCGAGGAAGCAGAGTCGTAGACGATGGGGAGGTTGTGAGTGATGCTCAGCTTGGCCCCGGCGTCAGCAAGCCAGGTGGTGCCCTTGCGGTGGTCCAGCACGTAGCCGTGTGCCTTGCCATCCTCGTCGCGCCAGGCAGCTACCAAGGAAGAGAAGCCCTGTGTGAAGGAGCACGCGGCACCAATGGCGAAGTGGTCTGGAATCTCAGGCGTTCCACTGGCGGCGCTCTCCAGCCAGCGCTGCTGGTTCAGGACTCCTGCACCCTCACCAATCTTGCCGAAGACGGACAGGTATTCCCTTGCGAACTTCTCCACGCCCAGAGCGTCGTAGTTGCTCTTGATGGTCTCCAGTGTCGTGAGGTTCCCGATGCCGGGGTGAGCGGCCAGGATCAGCGCCTCTACGGTCTCCCAACTGTCGAAGAGGTCAGGTGCGGTGTCATCGGGAACGCCGTACTCGACAATCCCGGCCTTGCCTTCCCGGCCATCCTCCAGCCAGTCCCAGAGGAGGTTCCCCTTGCGGAACTCACCCGCTGTACCGGCCACCACAATCTGTGCGCCAGGTCTGGTGTCCATGGTCGGCAGAGCGGCGGCTATGACTTCCTGTGCCTTCTCAACGTCGGCAGCTTGCGCCTCATCGAGAATCACCAGGTCGAACGCTTCACCTCGTAGGTCATCGATCGATGAGAGCCAGGAGACCATGCCCCCGGATCCCCGGAACTCCACCCGCTCAGATCCGGCAGACTTCACCAGCTTGAACGGCCACAGCCTCTTGTCCTCACCGAAGGACGCCCCGATCCTCTCCAGTGCTGGGACGACATCCTTCAGGAAGCGGGATCTACCCGCCTTACCTGTGGTGAGGGTGAGGATGGCTACGCGGTAGTCCTCCCGGTGGTACGCACGGCCCAGCGCCTCACAGTTCAAGGTGGTGGTCTTGGAGGACCGGCGAGGGAGGAGGAGGGCATTTCTCGGGTGACCGGCAGCAAGCATCTGTGCCACCACCACTTGCTGCGGCTGAACCTCGTGTCCTGGACGTACCCACTCCCCGCGCAAGCGCATAAGGGTTGCACCCGTAGCGAACTCGACTCGACTCGTTTCAGTCGGTACAAGCTCGCTCACATTGAGTGGAGCTAGGGCCTGCTGAGCAAGCTCTGTCCACTCAATTTCTAGAAATGGGTTTACGTCCATGGGTTACTTCAAATCGGGATAGAAAAATCGCTGGGTAGCCGAAGGCGGGTCATGGTGATGTGCTCAAAAGAACTGGTGGTTGAGAGCTACGCCGATGATCCCAATGAGGTAGAGCCCCACCAGAGCCGCGTACCAACGTGGGATTGTCATGGGGTCTCTTGTTCTTCACCTTCTTCGTACTTGGCTGGTTCGTAGAAGGTCAGCTCCACGTCGCCAGGACGAAGCACACTGATGAAGCGCGGCAGCTCGGTCACGTAGATGAGAAGTTCCCCATCTACGTCGGGCTCCTCCAGAGGGATCTGGTCCTCATTCATCTGTCTTGTCCTCTTGTTCTCTAGGTGCAGTGCAACCAGTGCGCTGAACCAACGTGGAGTCTCTGCCTCTAGCTCTGCCAGGTATGCCTGGCCCTCTGCTTCATTCATCTCCAAGCACCTCCTCGTACTCCGCTATCTCCTGCTGCTTTGCTGCTAGCTCCTGAGTGATGGCATCTACTCGGGACTGTGCAACCTGTAGCTCGCTCTCTGCCCACGGGAGACGTTCGGTTAGTGCCTGTGCATCTAGTACTGCTAGGTCTCTTGCCTGCTCTACTGCTCTAAGTACTGCGTCGTTCATGACTGCTCCTTCGTGGTCATGGTCAAGCTCTCTACTTCTGGACCGGAGAGCATCTTGGTGTAGGTGATATAGCGGGGACCCTTGTCGTCGGCCCATAGACGTACGCTCCCTTGAGTCACTGTCTCTGAGGTGAGGTCCACACCTAGGGCGACAAGCACCTCTCTTGCTAGGTAGTCGGGGAGTTCACTCTCTGTTATCTGGCCGCGCACTTCGTCGTTCATTTCTTGTTTTCACTTCCTTCCGGTGAACCAGTCGCTATCTGGCGCTGGCAGGTTCTGGTCTTGCTTGGTCTGCCTGATCTGCTTGGCCCGTCCTTCTCGGCCTCCTGCTCTGCGGTTGCACTTGCGGTGTGCTGGCCCGACCATCTGGAGCGTGAGGGGCTGGAGTGGGTCTAGGTGATGAGAGCGGATGTGGCTTACGTCGAACTGCTCACCTGGGTAGACGACGCCTGTACATCCCTCCCACGAGAAGGGGTTGACGCATGGGGCTGGTAGGGAGGCTTGGATAGCTGGCCGTGCCATGCGCGTGAAGGAGGCCCACTTGGCGCTGCGGTGGAACTTAGTCATGACTGCCCCCTGTTGCGGCGGTTGGCTAGCTTCACTGCTGCGCGGGCGACATCGAGCATGTAGCCGCTATCGGCTAGGAAGGCTGCTCTGGCTTCCTCAATGAGGGTCACCCTCTTCCGATGGCCTGGCTTGCCACAGGATCTGGTCTTGCCTGCTGTGATGTTGGACGCTCTAGCCGTAAGTGATTGCCCACATTCACAGGCGGCATGCCATCGAGCTAGCCAATAGCGTCTGCCTGTCCTGGCGTCGTCGTACCTGTGGCGGGGTGCTTCACCTGTGATGGTGAGGGATCCGAACCTCTGGCCCACGGGAGCGGGAATTCTTGGTCTGCCTGTCATCGGAGGTCGTCCATTTCATTCCGATGGAATCGGCACATCGGTTCGTAGTGATCGACGTGTCGGCAGAGGGGCCTGTTGGCCTGGTAGACGTTCTTCTTGTCGTAGTACTCATCCCGGCATCCACCCAGGTAGACCCAGTGCTGAGCGGGTCGAGCACACTTGACGCAGATCTGATCCTTGGAACGTCCTCGTGTCTTCAAGAGGCTGAGTTGAACGGCATGGTAGGTCGGATGTGGGACATGCTTGACGCCGCGCCCGTGGTTGTTGCATGAGGTTGTGCGACCAGCTCGGATGTTTGTGGCGAGGGCCACTGTCTCTCGGCCACAGTCGCAAGTGGCGGTCCAGGTGCTATCACGGTGCGGCTTCATAACCCCACGCCGCATACGCGTTGCTACGTGGTCTGGTCCATAACCAGTAATGGTGAGCATTCCGTACCTCTTACCTACTGGTGCGCTAATTCGTCTATAGGGCATCTGGTCCTCCTCACTTGTTACTAACTATCGATCAAAGTGAAGATGCCTCCATGTTTTTGGGCATGACAAAGGCCCCCACCTTTTCAATGAGGGCCTAGGTCTAATTTCTTGTTTTTAGTTAGCTGCTGCTTCTATTCACTCTTGTTTCATCTCAGTTCCCCAAAATCTTGTTCAGTGCTTCTAGCGCTAGCTCAGCCTCGTGAAGGCTTTGTTCGTGGTGTGTGAGGAGAGTATCCAGTACTGCCCCCAGGAGGTCCCCAGGGCTCATCACAGGCCCTCTGAAGGGTAGTCCAGGAGCGAACTAAACTGGGCCATACTCTCTTGTGATTCCCGGTCCCGTACTGCCTGACTGAGAAGCAGAAGCATCTTGTTTCTTCCCTTGGCTTCTTCCCTATTCATGGCATCCCAGGCTGCATGTGGAACCCCTAGTCTTTTCTCCATCCCCTTACCCAGCTTCAACTGACCCGGAGTAATAGGTTCAACATTCTTCTTATTCATCTCTTCAGATCCCTCACTCATAGTCCCTCCAAGATCCACTCAGGAAGAGAAGCCGAAGAAGCGATGACAAGATCAGCTTCACTTCTTTCATCCCTTATCTCTTCATCTCTCTCCTCGTCGCGACCCGAAGGGGAGAGCGACGAAGGAGAGGGCGAAGGAGCGTAAGCGACAGAGCCATTACTGAAGTTACTAACGTTACTTATATTCCTATTGTCTTCTCCAGTGTCATTACCTGGTTCTCCAGTGTCATTACCTGGTTCTCCAGTGTCATTACCTGGTTCTCCAGTGTCATTACCCCAAGCCCCGTTATCTCTCTTGTCCAGGGTCTGGGAGACAGACTTGCTCCTACGGAATCTGAACTCCTCGGAGGGCTTTCCGCCGTTCTTGCTCTGGGATAGGCCTGTTACCTCAAGCGCACCAACCTTCTTGAGGAGGTCGATGACCTTGACGATGGTGTAGTGATGCGCACCGCTCACCTTGCGGAGTCCGTGGAGGGTCACGCTCACACCGGTACCCCTCTCATAGTTCCCGTACATCGAGAGGGCCATTCCTACGGCGACGAATGACGTTCGGGATACCTTGGCATTCCTAAGCGCCACATCTGGGAAGTGGAGTAGGAACCATCTGAAGTCAGCATGCTTCAGTTCCTGAGGGTCAGCAGGGGTGTTCTGGGTAGGCTTCTTGGCCATGATTACCTTCTAGTGTCTTAAGTTTGCTTCTCTGTCGGAGAGAAGGTGTGGGTCAACCGGCGCGGACACTTAGAAGGAATAAACGCTAACCGGTTGACCCACCATAAGGTGCGAGATTCCGACATCCGCACCTGTTACTATCGCTCGAACGCGTCCAGACATTCCCAAAGTGGTCAAATCTGACACAAGTCAAGGGATAGCCCTAGTTGTTTTACACATTTAGAGAGAGCACTTAGGGAAAAGAAAGAACCCCCTAGTCAGGAAAGAATCACCAAAACCTGACTAGGGGGCTGTAGATCGTCCTAGGAGAACCAGTTACCTGGAACGATCTGTGTACAACTTTGAGGAGAGGTACATCTAAGTATAACAAGATACCGGGTATGCAATTCCTCAAACCCCAGCTTTCTTCGGGGTGATCAGAACTCTTTCAGGTCCACGTCCAGGCATCACTGAGACATCCAGCATGCCCTTGATGAGGTCGCGCTTGGCATCGATGGACAGGCCAGCCAGACGGAGCCTCACAGCCCCTCCAGCGGCCTCTGGAGCCATCTGGAGGAGGTGTGTGCCCTCAGGGGTCACCGCTACCTCATGGACGATTCCAGCGAGGATCTGAGCGGATACGGACTGACTCAGGATCTGCTGCTTCTGAGCCTCCAAAGCCTTCACCTGGGTGTTGATCTGCTTCAGTGCTGGAGCAATGTCAGCCTGGGTTACACCAAGGTCAGGGTCCATCGTCATGGCCAGTTGCTCAGCCTTCTGGAGCGCGAGCTTGGAGAGCTTCAGGTTGACCTCTCCAAGGTTGCCTGCCGGGGTGTCAGTGAGGGTGAAGTTGGGATCCGTGAAGGTGTCCACCAGGGCATCCATGATCTTGCCCTCTAGGTAGCTCTTCTTGATCGTGGGGTGTCCCAGGTCAGCCAGGCAGAGGTAGCTGTTGCGGTACACCAGAGCTTTGCCACAGACGCCACACTTGGCGATGCCGGAGGCGAAGTGCTTCACCGGAGGCCCGATGCGGGCACCACGGGCGTTCTCGGCCAGCCTCACCTGAGCCTTCTCAAAGACATCTTCTGAGACCAGCCGCTCAACACTGGCTGCTGCTGGGTATCTCACTCCCCCACGCACCACGTACCCGGCATAGCCAGGGTTGCTCAGGGTCTCCCGTACCCGGCGCGGTGTCCAACCCATTTCCTTGGCCAGGGTCAGCACACCAGCACCGGCTACGTACTGGTCAAAGAGGGCCTGTACCTGGGGTGCCTCCTCCGGGTGCGCCACGGTGTTCACGATGCGTCCAGAGGGCCTGTGAGCCCCTAGGAAGCCGTAGCGGCGCTTGCCTGACACTGGGAGGCCTTGAGCCACGTTGGAGGCATTCTTGGCCGTCACGCGGGTACGGGTGTTCTCGCTCTCGGCGCGTGCCTGCTCACTGACCATCACAATGATCATGCGGTGCCCCGGGATGGAGGTATCCAGGCTGTCCTTCAAGAAGACAATCCGGCCTCCCACCTCCTCCAGCTTGTCGAGCACCAGGCCTACCTGACCCGCTCCACGGCGGGAGAGTCGGTCCAGCTTCCACACGGCCAGCACGGTTGCCTCACCCTTGGCGAGGGCATCTATGGCCTTGTCGAACTCAGGACGGCTCACTTTCTTGAAACCAGAAATGCCCCGGTCAATCCAGACCTTGCGCACGGCCAGCCCCTGAGAGACTGCCCATGCACGCAGGTCTGCTTCTTGACGTTCGATGCTGTCGGATCCATCACGGTCGATGGAGAGCCGGAGGTACAGGTCAACGTTCATGGGGTGATCATAAGCGATATTACGCGACAGGAACCGCCATTTGGTGGGCGCCGCCCCGCAGGGCACCTCGCTGATCACCGCGCCGGTGCGGGTGATCCGCCCCAGCAGGTCCTCATGCCCTGCCGGGTAGGGGCGGTCAACTCCGCCTGCCAGCAGCGCGTCGGTGAGTCCGCCGGCGTTGAGCGCCGCGCGATGGGCGGCACCGTCGATGCCGTATGCCGCCCCCGACACGATGCGGACCCCCGTCGCCGCAAGATCCGCCGACAACTCCATCGCGACGTGCTCGCCGTACGAGGTCGCGGCGCGGGCGCCGACGATCGCCACGGTCGGGACGGGGTGCTCCGGCAGTCGGCCGCGCACCCAGAGACACAGCGGACCGTGCGGTCCGAGATCGTCCACCCGGGTGGGCCACGTCGCGTCGCCCGGGACGATCAGCCGCACCCCGACGCGGCGGGCGGTGTCGAACCCCGCGGCGCTGGGGCCGGGTGCCAGGCGGGGTCGCCAGCGCTCCAGCGCCTCGCGCGCCCGGTCGCGGTCGATCGCCGCGGCCGCCGCGACGGCCGGCGCGTCGTCGGCGGCGACGAGGCGCAGGGCCGCGGCCGCGCCGACGGCGGCCACCAGCAGACCGGCGTCGCCGTCGCCGGGTTCGCAGATCCCCGACCACACCCCGCGGGCATGGCGGTCCGCCACCTGGTCGTTGTCGAGGTCCGCTTCGACCACCCCTCGCAGGGCCGTGCGAGCGGCATCGGGATCGTGCAGTGGTGGGTTCACAGCGGTGTCATCCCCTTCTTCAGGTACAGCGCGCGTCCGATGTCGTCGATGTCCAGCCGCGGACGTCCCGCGAGGTCGGCGTTGCTCCACGCCACCCGCAGCACCCGGTCGTACCCGCGCAGCGTGAGCGAGCCGCGATGCAGTGCCGCGTCCAGCGGGCGTCGCACGGCCGGCGGCGGCGCGAGGGGGCCCTGCCGCAGCCACGCGCCGGAGACCTCGGCGTTAGTGCGCCACGGCGTTCCCGCCAACCGGCGCGCCGCCCGCTCACGTGCCGCGTGCACCCGGGTTCGTGCCTGCGCCGTCGTGATCGGGCTGTCCGCAGGGGCCTGCGCATGTGCCACGGATACGCGCATGACCGCGAGCTCGATGTCGATGCGATCGCGGATGGGACCGGACAGGCGTCCCAGATACCGGCGGATGCCCGAGGGCGGGCACACGCAGTCACCGCCGGGCACCCCGTACGCGCCGCACGGGCACGGGTTGGTCGCCAGCACCAGCTGGAAGCGCGCCGGGAAGGTCGCGCTCGCCCCGGCCCGGTGGATCTGGATCGACCCGTTCTCCAGCGGCTCCCGCAGCGCATCCAGGGCGCCGGAGGCGAACTCCCCTGCCTCGTCGAGGAACAGCACTCCGCCACTGGCCCGGGCGATGGCACCGGGGCGGATCACCCGGCTGCCGCCGCCGACGAGCGCGGCGACACTCGCGGTGTGATGCGGCGCCTCGAACGGCGGGGTGCGCTCCAGGGC is drawn from Microbacterium sp. zg-B96 and contains these coding sequences:
- a CDS encoding DNA-processing protein DprA; protein product: MNPPLHDPDAARTALRGVVEADLDNDQVADRHARGVWSGICEPGDGDAGLLVAAVGAAAALRLVAADDAPAVAAAAAIDRDRAREALERWRPRLAPGPSAAGFDTARRVGVRLIVPGDATWPTRVDDLGPHGPLCLWVRGRLPEHPVPTVAIVGARAATSYGEHVAMELSADLAATGVRIVSGAAYGIDGAAHRAALNAGGLTDALLAGGVDRPYPAGHEDLLGRITRTGAVISEVPCGAAPTKWRFLSRNIAYDHPMNVDLYLRLSIDRDGSDSIERQEADLRAWAVSQGLAVRKVWIDRGISGFKKVSRPEFDKAIDALAKGEATVLAVWKLDRLSRRGAGQVGLVLDKLEEVGGRIVFLKDSLDTSIPGHRMIIVMVSEQARAESENTRTRVTAKNASNVAQGLPVSGKRRYGFLGAHRPSGRIVNTVAHPEEAPQVQALFDQYVAGAGVLTLAKEMGWTPRRVRETLSNPGYAGYVVRGGVRYPAAASVERLVSEDVFEKAQVRLAENARGARIGPPVKHFASGIAKCGVCGKALVYRNSYLCLADLGHPTIKKSYLEGKIMDALVDTFTDPNFTLTDTPAGNLGEVNLKLSKLALQKAEQLAMTMDPDLGVTQADIAPALKQINTQVKALEAQKQQILSQSVSAQILAGIVHEVAVTPEGTHLLQMAPEAAGGAVRLRLAGLSIDAKRDLIKGMLDVSVMPGRGPERVLITPKKAGV